In the Osmerus eperlanus chromosome 27, fOsmEpe2.1, whole genome shotgun sequence genome, one interval contains:
- the LOC134013914 gene encoding vascular endothelial growth factor C-like translates to MWTLVVVCVLGVVRQVEGYESYQEDYYTKDVFTEAPVIGGRQRSLDSASSVDELLELLYPEYSLVQHCLRRKSQRDHAPLPHADDDPWGLPRHAAVYRPDGTFEIILEEMQRTACRPREVCVEVNKEYPENTSHFYLPRCVALLRCGGCCNHEALYCTNTSHTHANKTLLEVSSPKMERSVVTLSFINHTSCECLPKRPLHSIIRRAAAEHLALCSPPDVPCAPGLLWDPASCMCVSSDTSPFSPQELDSLDSALLVLCGPNKVLDEGSCECMCRNGLTEASCVSGWRLDQDSCECQCEGQPAQGTCPPNQRWDPQLCGCVCRAACPPRQPLNPETCLCQCRENPQTCLLQGKKFNPNSCSCYRLPCRKPHRSCQSGFYYSQYVCQCIPSYMREHQWN, encoded by the exons GCGCCTGTGATTGGCGGGAGGCAGAGAAGTTTGGATTCGGCCTCCAGCGTGGACGAGCTGCTTGAACTACTTTACCCAGAATACAGTTTGGTACAGCACTGCCTGCGCAGGAAGTCCCAGCGTGATCACGCCCCCTTGCCTCACGCCGATGATGACCCATGGGGGCTGCCTCGTCATGCTGCCGTCTACCGCCCTGATGGCACCTTCGAAA tcaTCCTGGAGGAGATGCAGAGGACAGCGTGCCGGcccagggaggtgtgtgtggaggtgaataAGGAGTACCCTGAGAACACTAGCCACTTCTACCTGCCCCGCTGTGTGGCCCTGCTGAGGTGTGGAGGCTGCTGCAACCATGAGGCCCTGTACTGCAccaacacctcacacacacatgccaacaagacg CTGCTGGAGGTGTCTTCCCCCAAGATGGAGCGCTCTGTGGTCACCCTCTCCTTCATCAACCACACTTCCTGTGAGTGTCTTCCCAAGAGGCCGCTGCACTCCATCATCAGGAGGGCCGCAGCAGAACACCTCGCCCT GTGCTCTCCTCCAGATGTGCCCTGTGCTCCAGGTCTGCTATGGGACCCAGccagctgtatgtgtgtgtcctccgaCACcagtcccttctccccccaggaACTGG ACTCCCTGGACTCTGCCCTCCTGGTTCTCTGCGGCCCCAACAAGGTCCTGGACGAGGGCAGCTGTGAATGCATGTGCCGTAACGGGCTGACGGAGGCCAGCTGTGTGTCCGGCTGGAGGCTTGACCAGGACAGCTGCGAGTGCCAGTGCGAAGGCCAGCCAGCCCAGGGCACCTGCCCCCCAAACCAGCGCTGGGACCCCCagctgtgtgggtgcgtgtgcagGGCAGCATGCCCTCCTCGCCAGCCCCTCAACCCGGAGACGTGCCTGTGCCAGTGCAGGGAGAACCCCCAGACCTGCCTACTGCAGGGCAAGAAGTTCAACCCCAACTCCTGCAG ctgttaCAGACTGCCATGCAGGAAGCCCCATCGCTCCTGCCAGTCTGGTTTCTACTACAGCCAGTATGTCTGCCAGTGCATTCCCAGCTACATGAGGGAACACCAGTGGAATTGA